A stretch of the Nitratifractor salsuginis DSM 16511 genome encodes the following:
- a CDS encoding MotA/TolQ/ExbB proton channel family protein — MAESIQHRGGSCPGVYLTLMSVPFLFVAVLAAGYARYIPFDIGLHTLITVAFIFLIFLFFIPHNASYAACRISKNFALMEQDLQEGLRRNALTIMGKTKSTLTVRDFLDEYFKAVRDDNYARVAATIFPMLGILGTFLAIAISMPDFTVNSSEKLDQQISILLAGVGTAFYASIYGIFLSLWWIFFERRGLAKIERQIQALEELYNDKIWKKSELVKHEHMQSELKDQKIIQTLQETFNLDFIKEMSSQYLRSYQSIVEETTRSFSLLAEKMQESSRELRQTLERLESRRESVQAEELMEKNLQQFVRTAQRLEEGLEHFDNSVERSLEKIDYELASAVERLGRMTELIAREQEKLSRLGKRASREHRAPDLFEDA; from the coding sequence ATGGCTGAATCGATCCAGCACCGCGGAGGGAGCTGCCCCGGAGTCTACCTGACGCTTATGTCGGTCCCTTTTCTCTTCGTGGCGGTACTGGCGGCGGGGTATGCCCGATACATCCCTTTCGATATCGGGTTGCATACCCTGATCACCGTCGCCTTCATCTTTCTCATCTTCCTCTTTTTTATCCCGCACAACGCCAGCTACGCCGCCTGCCGGATCTCCAAAAATTTCGCCCTGATGGAGCAGGACCTGCAGGAGGGGCTCCGGCGCAACGCCCTGACCATTATGGGGAAGACCAAATCGACCCTGACGGTCCGGGATTTTCTCGATGAGTACTTCAAGGCGGTTCGCGACGACAATTATGCCCGGGTCGCCGCGACGATCTTTCCTATGCTGGGTATTTTGGGAACCTTCCTGGCCATCGCGATCTCGATGCCCGATTTCACCGTCAACAGCAGCGAAAAGCTCGATCAGCAGATCTCGATCCTGCTGGCAGGAGTCGGGACGGCCTTCTACGCTTCGATCTACGGGATTTTTCTCTCCCTCTGGTGGATCTTTTTCGAGCGGAGGGGATTAGCGAAGATTGAACGGCAGATCCAGGCGCTTGAAGAGCTCTACAACGACAAGATCTGGAAAAAGAGCGAGCTGGTCAAACACGAGCATATGCAGAGCGAGCTCAAAGACCAGAAGATCATCCAAACCCTCCAGGAGACCTTCAACCTCGACTTCATCAAAGAGATGAGCAGCCAGTACCTGCGCAGCTATCAGAGCATCGTCGAGGAGACGACCCGGAGCTTTTCCCTCCTGGCGGAGAAGATGCAGGAGAGTTCCCGGGAGCTCCGCCAAACCCTTGAGCGTCTGGAGTCCCGCCGTGAAAGCGTCCAGGCCGAGGAGCTGATGGAGAAGAACCTCCAGCAGTTCGTCCGGACCGCCCAGCGCCTCGAAGAGGGCCTGGAGCACTTCGACAACAGTGTGGAGCGGAGCCTGGAGAAGATCGATTACGAGCTCGCTTCGGCTGTGGAGCGTCTGGGGCGTATGACCGAGCTGATCGCCAGAGAACAGGAGAAGCTCAGCCGCCTCGGCAAGCGTGCCTCCCGGGAGCACCGGGCGCCGGATCTGTTTGAGGATGCGTGA
- a CDS encoding DUF6524 family protein, whose translation MLPDILIKKSKTKDGRTVRHLRWWVSLILSMALAIGTWNPTGHDFVHYILRGNPMEGFHPFYILVMFAFWLMAFKAIYQSLKWYGALIAAAVIGAFVYGLSSKGWLDTSNWTVLGWIATIGMGLIIWLGLNASIIWKTATGVYTTDSTDED comes from the coding sequence ATGCTTCCTGACATTTTGATCAAAAAATCAAAGACCAAAGACGGGCGTACCGTCCGGCATCTGCGCTGGTGGGTATCGCTGATCCTCTCTATGGCCCTGGCGATCGGCACCTGGAACCCGACGGGGCACGATTTTGTTCATTATATCCTGCGCGGGAATCCTATGGAGGGGTTCCACCCCTTCTATATCCTGGTGATGTTCGCCTTTTGGCTAATGGCTTTCAAAGCGATCTATCAGAGTCTCAAATGGTATGGCGCCTTGATTGCTGCCGCGGTGATCGGCGCTTTCGTCTACGGTCTCTCCTCGAAAGGGTGGCTCGATACTTCCAATTGGACGGTCCTGGGGTGGATCGCTACCATCGGTATGGGATTGATCATTTGGCTGGGGCTCAACGCCTCCATCATCTGGAAGACAGCCACCGGGGTCTATACCACCGATTCCACCGACGAGGATTGA
- a CDS encoding cold-shock protein has protein sequence MAELHHGTVKWFNDEKGYGFIQQDNGGNDVFVHFRQVNNPEGGRVSLYEGQKVSFEIGEGMKGPQAENVTPL, from the coding sequence ATGGCAGAATTGCATCACGGAACCGTTAAATGGTTCAACGACGAAAAAGGTTACGGTTTTATTCAGCAGGACAATGGTGGGAACGATGTTTTCGTTCACTTCCGTCAAGTCAACAACCCTGAAGGCGGCCGCGTCTCTCTCTACGAGGGCCAGAAAGTCTCTTTCGAGATCGGTGAAGGAATGAAAGGCCCCCAGGCCGAGAACGTCACCCCTCTCTAA
- a CDS encoding thioredoxin family protein, giving the protein MTLESLQQLIEEKPGVLLYFSGESCNVCHALRPKVKELFEQEFPLVEQVFLNAHEHPEISAHFQVFSVPTLIVYLGGREFAREGRAVSLHALAQKLRRPYTLMTEA; this is encoded by the coding sequence ATGACCCTCGAATCCCTCCAGCAGCTCATCGAGGAGAAACCCGGCGTTCTCCTCTACTTCTCCGGCGAATCGTGCAATGTCTGCCACGCCCTGCGCCCCAAGGTCAAAGAACTCTTCGAACAGGAATTCCCCCTGGTTGAGCAGGTCTTCCTCAATGCCCACGAGCATCCGGAGATCTCCGCCCATTTCCAGGTCTTCTCCGTACCGACCCTGATCGTCTATCTCGGCGGCAGAGAATTCGCCCGCGAGGGGAGGGCGGTCAGCCTGCATGCCCTGGCTCAGAAGCTCCGGCGCCCCTATACCTTGATGACGGAAGCGTGA
- the speA gene encoding biosynthetic arginine decarboxylase, translating into MKNDYGLSIWGDGNFLIDGETVNVNHGLSPSLLEITRHIREQGYKGPLLLRFPHLIRKQIDTLFGAFERARREFKYSGKFHAVFPLKVNQYPNFVESLIEVSGRRRYGLEAGSKAELIIAMAKTPLGAPITVNGFKDKEMIALAFIAAKSGHNITLTIEGINELETIIEVHRECNRDASAPITPKIGMRIRLHSTGVGIWAKSGGYSSKFGLTSTELLEAYEMLRQEDLIGSLAMIHFHIGSQMSEIGPLKKALREAGNIYAELKRRGAENLHAINIGGGLAVEYSQHQPSRNYSIKEFANDVVFAMQEIARQKGVEEPDIFTESGRFIAAPHAVLVAPVLELFSQEYHERSLRLKPEGQNPPLVQELYDLYRSLKRTNAREYLHDALDHMESLLTLFDLGYIDLEDRSNTEILVNLIVKKTVTLLERENSDELKRLQNRIQEKYLVNFSIFQSLPDFWGLGQHFPIMPLHRLDQRPSRPASIWDITCDSDGEIPFDPDAPLLLHDIDVEEEEYFLGIFLTGAYQEVLGMRHNLFTHPTEAVIEFDEEGEWSVTGIIEAQNLMDILEDLDYDLGQIDKSLKTQIEDSEHLNETEKQAVLGKLYLYLSENSYLKTIQSRLGGE; encoded by the coding sequence ATGAAAAACGATTACGGCCTCTCCATCTGGGGGGACGGCAATTTCCTCATCGACGGCGAAACGGTCAATGTCAACCACGGCCTGAGCCCTTCGTTGCTGGAGATCACCCGCCACATCCGCGAGCAGGGCTACAAGGGGCCGCTGCTGCTTCGATTCCCCCACCTGATCCGCAAGCAGATCGATACCCTCTTCGGCGCCTTCGAACGGGCGCGCCGGGAGTTCAAATACAGCGGAAAGTTCCACGCCGTCTTCCCCCTCAAGGTCAATCAATACCCCAACTTCGTCGAATCCCTCATCGAAGTTTCGGGCCGACGGCGCTACGGGCTCGAGGCCGGCAGCAAAGCCGAGCTCATCATCGCGATGGCCAAGACCCCGCTGGGTGCGCCCATCACCGTCAACGGCTTCAAAGACAAAGAGATGATCGCCTTGGCATTCATCGCCGCCAAGAGCGGGCACAACATTACCCTCACCATCGAGGGGATCAACGAGCTGGAGACGATCATCGAAGTCCACCGGGAGTGCAACCGCGATGCCTCCGCCCCCATCACTCCCAAGATCGGTATGCGGATCCGCCTGCATAGCACCGGCGTGGGCATCTGGGCCAAGAGCGGGGGCTACAGCTCCAAATTCGGCCTTACCTCCACCGAACTGCTGGAGGCTTACGAAATGCTCCGTCAGGAGGATCTCATCGGCAGTCTGGCGATGATCCACTTCCATATCGGTTCCCAGATGAGTGAGATCGGGCCGCTGAAAAAGGCGCTGCGGGAAGCGGGGAATATCTACGCCGAACTCAAACGCCGGGGAGCGGAGAACCTTCACGCCATCAATATCGGCGGGGGCCTCGCCGTGGAGTACAGCCAGCACCAGCCCAGCCGCAACTACTCCATCAAAGAGTTCGCCAACGACGTGGTCTTCGCCATGCAGGAGATCGCCCGGCAAAAAGGGGTCGAAGAGCCGGATATCTTCACCGAATCGGGGCGTTTCATCGCCGCGCCCCACGCCGTGCTGGTGGCGCCGGTGCTGGAGCTTTTCAGCCAGGAGTACCACGAGCGGAGCCTCCGTCTCAAACCCGAGGGGCAGAACCCGCCCCTGGTCCAGGAGCTCTACGACCTCTACCGCTCCCTCAAGCGCACCAACGCCCGGGAGTATCTTCACGACGCCCTGGACCATATGGAGAGCCTCCTGACCCTTTTCGACCTGGGCTATATCGACCTGGAGGACCGTTCCAACACCGAGATCCTGGTCAATCTCATCGTCAAAAAGACCGTGACCCTCCTGGAGCGGGAAAACTCCGACGAGCTCAAGCGCCTCCAGAACCGTATTCAGGAGAAGTATCTGGTCAACTTTTCGATCTTCCAATCCCTTCCCGATTTCTGGGGGCTTGGCCAGCATTTCCCCATTATGCCCCTCCATCGCCTCGACCAGCGTCCCAGCCGCCCCGCCAGCATCTGGGACATCACCTGCGACAGCGACGGTGAGATCCCCTTCGACCCCGACGCGCCGCTGCTGCTTCACGATATCGACGTCGAAGAGGAGGAGTATTTCCTGGGGATCTTCCTCACGGGAGCCTATCAGGAGGTCCTGGGGATGCGGCACAACCTCTTCACCCATCCCACCGAAGCGGTGATCGAGTTCGACGAGGAGGGGGAGTGGAGTGTCACGGGCATCATCGAGGCACAGAACCTGATGGACATCCTCGAAGACCTGGACTACGACCTCGGCCAGATCGACAAGAGCCTCAAAACACAGATCGAAGACTCCGAACATCTCAACGAGACGGAGAAGCAGGCAGTGCTGGGCAAACTCTATCTCTACCTGAGCGAGAACAGTTATCTCAAGACCATCCAATCCCGACTGGGAGGAGAGTAG
- a CDS encoding Fur family transcriptional regulator — translation MKNYAEILKEHGLKATFQRMTILAAIDRMGHANVDEIYEEVRQSHPTLSLATVYKNIVTMVEQGVLVEVPIVGKKSKYELKKKEHLHLICTECGSVRDQALDEILSEDTDKVAWDSSFELKERQLNLYGICSDCRNKQASA, via the coding sequence GTGAAAAACTATGCCGAAATTTTGAAAGAGCACGGGCTCAAAGCCACCTTTCAGCGTATGACCATCCTGGCGGCCATCGACAGGATGGGGCATGCCAATGTGGATGAAATCTACGAGGAGGTTCGCCAGAGCCATCCCACCCTCTCGCTGGCTACCGTCTACAAAAACATCGTCACGATGGTGGAGCAGGGGGTCCTGGTCGAAGTCCCCATCGTCGGGAAAAAATCGAAATATGAACTCAAAAAGAAGGAACATCTTCATCTGATCTGCACGGAGTGCGGTAGTGTCCGGGATCAGGCCCTCGATGAGATCCTCAGCGAAGACACCGACAAAGTGGCCTGGGACTCCTCCTTCGAGCTCAAAGAGCGCCAACTCAACCTCTACGGCATCTGCAGCGATTGCCGAAACAAGCAAGCCTCCGCCTAA
- a CDS encoding OmpA family protein: MFQRDRRPEESNNFWISYADLMAGLLFVFILLIGAIVSKSVLMRANLHEKEQRLEQAQSDLKAREDQLQKTRLHLQKLQKALQEKERALRQSRKRLAQMQRDLEEREKKIVSGWEMISNQQSTIQHQKEHIAAAEEKIRLQEEEVRKLHLLLEDLKMQLKRQKAAGARLASTVRELNASLDAAHRLNENLKKNMAEQEDLITLSKKDLKLKQKELEKLNQLLLARNAKIDELNKKVIILQNLGQESNVTLQQKQKKLQEYANKVIVLSNKLTRTENELRLKDENLTRLLEALDKQKSRYEDLIARLRKQRARIKSLTGIRLKVIDALKETLGKRIAIDKKSGALRLSSKILFDKGSAELKEEAKAELKDTFEKYIAALMSNRAIRPYLDRIIIEGHTDSDGGYLYNLELSQKRALAVMNYLLSLPIAQKYHLKKYLVASGRAYMDPIIKNGVEDKEASRRIEIKFTLRNREQMYEIERILDEGKGKRQLF; encoded by the coding sequence ATGTTCCAGCGTGACCGCCGCCCCGAAGAGAGCAACAACTTCTGGATCTCCTACGCCGATCTGATGGCGGGATTGCTCTTTGTCTTCATTCTGCTCATCGGCGCCATCGTCTCCAAATCGGTCCTGATGCGGGCCAACCTTCACGAGAAGGAGCAGCGACTCGAGCAGGCCCAAAGCGACCTCAAGGCACGGGAAGATCAGCTACAAAAGACCCGTCTACACCTGCAAAAGCTCCAAAAGGCGCTTCAGGAGAAAGAAAGGGCACTTCGCCAAAGCCGGAAACGCCTGGCCCAAATGCAACGGGATCTCGAAGAGAGGGAAAAGAAGATCGTCTCCGGTTGGGAGATGATCTCCAACCAGCAAAGCACTATACAGCATCAAAAAGAGCACATCGCCGCCGCTGAGGAAAAAATCCGCCTCCAGGAAGAGGAGGTGCGCAAACTCCATCTCCTCCTCGAGGACCTGAAAATGCAACTCAAGCGCCAAAAGGCTGCCGGAGCGCGCCTGGCTTCCACGGTCCGGGAGCTCAATGCCTCCCTCGATGCCGCCCACCGGCTCAACGAGAATCTCAAGAAGAACATGGCGGAGCAAGAGGATCTCATCACCCTGAGCAAAAAGGATCTGAAACTCAAACAAAAAGAGCTCGAAAAGCTCAATCAGCTCCTGCTGGCGCGAAACGCCAAGATCGACGAGCTCAACAAAAAGGTCATCATCCTCCAAAATCTGGGCCAGGAGAGCAACGTCACCCTCCAGCAGAAGCAAAAAAAGCTCCAGGAGTATGCCAACAAGGTCATCGTCCTCTCCAATAAACTTACCCGCACCGAAAACGAGCTCAGACTCAAAGACGAGAACCTCACACGTCTCCTGGAGGCGCTCGATAAGCAAAAGAGCCGTTACGAGGATCTCATCGCCCGCCTGCGCAAACAGCGGGCCCGGATCAAATCCCTCACCGGGATCCGGCTGAAGGTCATCGACGCCCTCAAAGAGACCCTGGGCAAGCGGATCGCCATCGACAAAAAGAGCGGGGCGCTGCGCCTTTCGTCCAAGATCCTCTTCGACAAAGGGAGCGCCGAGCTCAAAGAAGAGGCCAAAGCGGAGCTCAAGGACACGTTTGAGAAATACATCGCCGCGCTGATGAGCAACCGGGCGATCCGCCCCTATCTCGACCGGATCATCATCGAGGGGCATACCGACAGCGACGGCGGCTATCTCTACAACCTGGAGCTCTCCCAGAAACGGGCCCTGGCGGTGATGAACTACCTCCTGAGCCTTCCCATCGCCCAAAAATATCATCTCAAGAAATATTTGGTAGCCAGCGGCCGTGCCTATATGGACCCGATCATCAAAAACGGTGTAGAGGACAAGGAGGCTTCCCGGCGGATCGAGATCAAATTCACCCTCCGTAACCGGGAGCAGATGTATGAAATCGAAAGGATCCTCGATGAGGGAAAAGGAAAGCGTCAACTCTTTTGA
- a CDS encoding menaquinone biosynthesis decarboxylase: MDRLIEWLKKEGGLRVIDEPLDVELEIPHVAYLEVKKGEASRPLLFTRPVWRAKGIEYDMPVLMNLYANQELTRKILGRHPDEVAVGIEELMKLKPPKGLKAKLQMLPKLLKLKNVFPKRLKFKGECQEIVIPKEEVDLDALPILKTWPEDGGRFITMGQVYTRSLDGTMQNLGMYRLQQYDKKRLGMHWQIHKDASHFFDQYRDAGKKMPVTVCLGGDPLYIWCGQAPMPHGMFELLLYGFIRGKNAQLVKSLSNDIYIPRDVDIVIEGSVDPAAMEVEGPFGDHTGYYTLPEPFPVMEVQTVTMKKNPVFPATVVGKPPLEDKYMGWATERIFLPMLKPMAPDLIDYNMPENGVFHNLILAKMEVHYKGHAQQFMHAFWGVGQMSFVKHAVFVGKEAPELTEYEALTRHILDRLDPEKILITQGIVDQLDHSSPQTLVGGKLGIDATGPKVPRAIEEHLSDQLLLEKAQALAPEVRALKQYMTDTANPITVIAIEKKRSAKATIDALEPLSRYIAVLVVVDTINNDLENPYMLLWRVVNNIDAQRDIFLQPFIAIDGTNKNSLDGYVRLWPGDTHCDEAVLERLREKRIIDLDETLIRKWGLLPFDLYGDKGMD; this comes from the coding sequence ATGGATCGTCTCATCGAATGGTTGAAAAAAGAGGGAGGGTTGCGCGTCATCGACGAACCCCTGGATGTGGAGCTGGAGATCCCCCACGTAGCCTATTTGGAGGTCAAAAAGGGTGAAGCCTCCCGGCCGCTCCTCTTTACCCGTCCCGTGTGGCGGGCCAAAGGGATCGAATACGATATGCCGGTACTGATGAACCTCTACGCCAACCAGGAACTGACCCGAAAGATCCTCGGCCGCCATCCCGATGAAGTGGCCGTCGGCATCGAAGAGCTGATGAAACTCAAACCGCCCAAGGGACTCAAAGCCAAGCTTCAGATGCTGCCCAAACTCCTAAAACTCAAAAACGTCTTTCCCAAGCGGCTCAAATTCAAAGGGGAGTGCCAGGAGATCGTGATTCCCAAAGAAGAGGTCGACCTGGATGCCCTCCCCATTCTCAAAACCTGGCCCGAGGACGGGGGGCGCTTCATCACGATGGGACAGGTCTATACCCGCAGCCTTGACGGCACGATGCAAAACCTCGGGATGTACCGCCTCCAGCAATACGACAAAAAACGCCTCGGGATGCACTGGCAGATTCATAAGGACGCCAGCCACTTCTTCGACCAGTACCGTGATGCCGGCAAAAAAATGCCCGTCACCGTCTGCCTCGGCGGCGACCCCCTCTACATCTGGTGCGGCCAGGCCCCGATGCCCCACGGGATGTTCGAGCTGCTGCTCTACGGCTTCATCCGGGGCAAGAATGCCCAGCTGGTCAAATCCCTCAGCAACGATATCTATATCCCCCGTGATGTGGATATCGTCATCGAGGGGAGCGTCGATCCCGCAGCGATGGAGGTCGAAGGTCCCTTCGGCGACCATACCGGCTACTATACCTTGCCCGAGCCTTTCCCCGTGATGGAGGTCCAAACCGTCACGATGAAGAAAAATCCCGTCTTCCCCGCTACGGTAGTCGGCAAACCCCCGCTGGAGGATAAGTATATGGGATGGGCGACCGAGCGGATCTTCCTGCCCATGCTCAAGCCGATGGCCCCCGATCTGATCGATTACAATATGCCCGAAAACGGGGTCTTTCACAATCTGATCCTGGCGAAGATGGAGGTACACTACAAAGGGCACGCCCAACAATTTATGCACGCCTTTTGGGGTGTGGGGCAGATGAGCTTTGTCAAACACGCCGTCTTCGTGGGCAAAGAGGCTCCCGAGCTGACGGAATACGAAGCTCTGACGCGCCATATCCTCGACCGTCTCGATCCCGAGAAAATCCTCATCACCCAGGGGATCGTCGATCAGCTCGACCACTCCAGCCCCCAGACGCTGGTCGGGGGCAAGCTGGGCATCGACGCCACCGGCCCCAAGGTTCCCCGGGCCATCGAAGAGCATCTAAGCGACCAACTCCTCCTGGAGAAGGCACAAGCCCTCGCTCCCGAAGTCCGGGCACTCAAACAGTATATGACCGACACGGCCAACCCGATTACGGTCATCGCCATAGAGAAGAAGCGCTCCGCCAAAGCCACTATCGACGCCCTCGAACCCCTGAGCCGCTATATCGCTGTGCTCGTCGTCGTGGATACTATCAACAACGATCTGGAGAACCCCTATATGCTTCTCTGGCGGGTCGTCAACAACATCGACGCCCAGAGGGATATCTTTTTGCAACCCTTCATCGCCATTGATGGAACCAATAAAAACAGTCTCGACGGCTATGTGCGCCTGTGGCCAGGGGATACCCATTGCGATGAAGCAGTACTCGAGAGACTCAGGGAAAAGAGGATCATCGACCTCGACGAGACGCTGATCCGGAAGTGGGGATTGCTTCCTTTCGATCTCTATGGTGACAAGGGTATGGATTAA
- a CDS encoding peroxiredoxin — MIVTKKAPDFTAPAVLGDGTIVEDFNLYENMGEKGTVLFFYPLDFTFVCPSELIAFDHRLKEFHDRGINVIGCSVDSQYSHFAWRETPVDKGGIGRVGYPLVADLTKQIARDYDVLLNEAVALRGSFLIDKDGTVRHAVINDLPLGRNVDEMLRMVDAMLFTNEHGEVCPANWHKGEEGMKPDTEGVAEYLAKHAEEL, encoded by the coding sequence ATGATCGTTACCAAAAAAGCACCTGATTTTACCGCTCCCGCCGTCCTGGGCGATGGAACCATTGTCGAGGATTTCAACCTCTATGAGAATATGGGAGAGAAGGGGACCGTCCTCTTCTTCTACCCTCTGGACTTCACCTTCGTCTGCCCCTCCGAGCTGATCGCCTTCGATCACCGGCTCAAAGAGTTCCACGACCGCGGCATCAACGTCATCGGCTGCTCCGTGGATAGCCAATACAGCCACTTCGCCTGGAGAGAGACTCCGGTGGACAAGGGCGGTATCGGCCGGGTAGGGTATCCCCTGGTCGCCGACCTGACCAAGCAGATCGCCCGGGATTATGACGTCCTGCTCAATGAAGCCGTCGCACTGCGGGGTTCCTTCCTCATCGACAAGGACGGCACCGTCCGCCACGCGGTCATCAACGATCTGCCTCTGGGACGGAATGTCGACGAGATGCTCCGTATGGTCGATGCAATGCTCTTTACCAACGAGCACGGTGAAGTCTGCCCCGCCAACTGGCACAAGGGCGAAGAGGGGATGAAACCCGATACCGAAGGGGTCGCCGAGTACCTCGCCAAGCACGCCGAAGAGCTCTAG
- the accD gene encoding acetyl-CoA carboxylase, carboxyltransferase subunit beta, with amino-acid sequence MNFGNLFRGMRKQQSNDAPSHWIKCPKCLSLMYYKEVEAKHNVCPKCSHHFRIGAKERIELLADEGSFEEKDAGLVPVDPLKFVDKKSYKKRIEENKAKTGGRTSSVISGSCTIEGQPTELVVFDFAFMGGSLGSVEGEKIVRAVHRAIERQAGVVIVSASGGARMQESTFSLMQMSKTSAALHRLHEEGLPFISVLTDPTMGGVSASFAMLGDIIMAEPNALIGFAGQRVIKQTIGADLPEGFQRAEFLLEHGLIDMVVDRNNMKESIGNFLKLFLQQK; translated from the coding sequence ATGAATTTCGGCAATCTCTTCCGGGGTATGCGCAAGCAGCAGAGCAATGACGCCCCCAGCCACTGGATCAAATGTCCCAAATGCCTCTCTTTGATGTACTACAAAGAGGTCGAAGCCAAACACAACGTCTGCCCCAAATGTTCCCACCATTTCCGGATCGGGGCGAAAGAACGCATTGAATTGCTGGCGGACGAGGGGAGCTTCGAAGAGAAGGATGCCGGTCTGGTTCCCGTCGATCCCTTGAAATTCGTCGATAAAAAGAGTTATAAAAAACGAATCGAAGAGAATAAAGCCAAAACGGGTGGCCGCACCTCCTCCGTGATCAGCGGCAGTTGCACCATCGAAGGGCAGCCGACGGAGCTGGTCGTCTTCGACTTCGCCTTTATGGGGGGAAGCCTGGGCTCCGTAGAGGGGGAAAAGATCGTCCGTGCCGTCCACCGGGCCATCGAGCGCCAGGCCGGAGTCGTTATCGTCTCCGCCAGCGGCGGGGCGCGGATGCAGGAAAGCACCTTCAGCCTGATGCAGATGAGCAAAACTTCTGCCGCGCTTCATCGCCTTCACGAAGAGGGGCTCCCCTTCATCTCTGTCCTCACCGATCCCACGATGGGCGGGGTGAGCGCCTCTTTTGCCATGCTGGGCGATATTATTATGGCCGAGCCCAACGCCCTGATCGGTTTTGCCGGACAGCGGGTCATCAAGCAGACCATCGGCGCCGACCTTCCCGAAGGCTTTCAGCGGGCGGAATTCCTCCTCGAACACGGCCTCATCGATATGGTCGTCGACCGGAACAATATGAAAGAGAGCATCGGCAACTTTCTCAAACTCTTTCTCCAGCAAAAATGA
- the sfsA gene encoding DNA/RNA nuclease SfsA — MPSPLSLGTPLYDLSTLGPLTTGIFLDRPNRFVAEAETEEGVRRVHVADTGRLEEILTPGRPLLLRRNPPGMRTSYTLIAAKMQEGWVLINTRLHRPIARRAIELGVLGFLPSTIREEVSFGESRLDYRADDTFVELKGCSLVQEGLCLFPNTPTTRGTRHIRELIAAVGRGYKASLLIMGLRPCRCFAPHPERDPEFRKAFYEALDAGVGFRGFHVGINEELRVIYDGDLKLCK, encoded by the coding sequence ATGCCAAGCCCTCTGAGTCTCGGAACTCCCCTCTACGATCTCTCGACACTTGGCCCCCTCACGACCGGAATCTTCCTGGACCGTCCCAACCGCTTCGTCGCCGAAGCCGAAACGGAGGAGGGGGTCCGTCGGGTCCACGTGGCCGACACCGGCCGCCTCGAAGAGATCCTCACTCCCGGCCGTCCGCTGCTGCTACGCAGGAACCCTCCCGGGATGCGCACCTCCTACACCCTCATCGCCGCAAAGATGCAAGAGGGATGGGTGCTCATCAATACCCGCCTCCACCGTCCCATTGCCCGTCGGGCCATCGAACTGGGAGTGCTGGGCTTTCTGCCATCCACGATCAGGGAGGAGGTCTCCTTCGGAGAGAGCCGTCTTGATTACCGGGCCGACGATACCTTTGTCGAGCTCAAAGGCTGTTCCCTGGTCCAAGAGGGTCTCTGCCTCTTCCCCAACACTCCCACCACCCGCGGTACCCGGCACATCCGAGAGCTAATCGCCGCCGTAGGGCGGGGATATAAAGCCAGCCTTCTGATTATGGGTCTGCGCCCCTGCCGCTGCTTCGCCCCCCATCCCGAAAGGGATCCTGAGTTTCGCAAGGCTTTTTACGAGGCATTGGATGCGGGAGTGGGCTTTCGCGGTTTTCACGTGGGGATCAATGAAGAGTTGAGAGTAATCTATGATGGGGACTTGAAATTGTGTAAATAG
- the cysE gene encoding serine O-acetyltransferase: MSLWQLIREDFATVKRNDPALKSKFELFFNYPGVWALFFYRIAHSLYSKEFKRLARFISAMGQFLTAVDIHPGARIGRRVFIDHATGVVIGETAIVGNDVLIYQQVTLGGVSLSRGKRHPTVEDGVIIGAGAKVLGNITIGRESKVGANSVVIRDVPPGCTAVGVPARIAQRVDNKAPLSHNVMPDVNREVFEYLLKRIAVLEHTIKSGDLETMEKQDHELDEVYKNFIEAMKR; the protein is encoded by the coding sequence ATGAGCCTATGGCAACTGATCCGGGAGGATTTCGCCACCGTCAAGAGAAACGACCCGGCCCTTAAGAGCAAATTTGAACTTTTCTTCAACTATCCCGGGGTCTGGGCCCTCTTTTTCTATCGAATCGCCCACAGCCTCTACAGCAAAGAGTTCAAACGTCTGGCCCGTTTCATTTCAGCGATGGGGCAGTTCCTGACCGCCGTCGACATCCACCCCGGTGCCCGGATCGGCCGGCGTGTCTTCATCGACCATGCCACCGGCGTGGTGATCGGAGAAACGGCGATCGTCGGTAACGATGTGCTGATCTACCAGCAGGTGACCCTGGGCGGGGTCAGCCTCTCCAGGGGCAAACGCCACCCCACCGTCGAAGACGGTGTCATCATCGGCGCCGGGGCCAAGGTCCTGGGCAATATCACCATTGGGCGGGAGAGCAAGGTCGGAGCCAACTCCGTGGTGATCCGTGACGTGCCGCCTGGCTGCACCGCCGTAGGTGTCCCGGCCCGCATCGCCCAGCGCGTCGACAACAAGGCCCCCCTCAGCCACAACGTTATGCCCGACGTCAACCGGGAAGTTTTCGAGTATCTCCTCAAACGCATCGCCGTCCTGGAACACACCATCAAAAGCGGGGATCTGGAGACGATGGAGAAGCAGGACCACGAGCTGGACGAAGTCTACAAAAACTTCATCGAAGCGATGAAGCGCTAA